DNA sequence from the Grus americana isolate bGruAme1 chromosome Z, bGruAme1.mat, whole genome shotgun sequence genome:
TGCTGGGATTTCTTCTTCCTGGCAGTTTGCTTTATCCGCCTGCTCGGCTATGGCTTGTTGGATGGCATTTTGAACCAGTAGGCCAGCGTGGTACTCCAGCTGGTCATCAATCAGCACAGACTCTGccaaggcagaggagggagagtcACAGCCTGGGTCACTGAACGACTTGGAGATGCCTTCAGCCCTGCACTCTGCCGGAGTGTCGGCCTGCGGGGTCTGCGGCAGGGAGAAATCTGCCAGTGAGCTTTCCTGCAGGGCACTCATGGTCTCATTGGAGgcaccactgtcactgatgttATCCATGCTGAAGTCATTGGAAAGAGTCTCCAAGATGGTGGTATCCTGAGACCTGACAGACAAGTCATCCAAACCAGAGTCAAGCTCCTCTGGAGGGGAAGAGGCGCTGGCTGACTTTGGGAACTGGTCTAGCACGCTCTGTCCATCATCCTTAACTACTGTGAAGATCGCTCTTGCACTCATGAATTCTCCGTCCTCTGCCCACAGTTTTGAGGcctgtccagctctggggctaTCACTGCAAGGTAACTCTCTTACTGGGTCAGCAGTGGTAGTCTGAGTGTTTGTATCATCTTCTGAGGTACAGGAGACCTTCTGTGCTTTGACAACAGTGGCATTGTTACCCTCAGGTTGTCCCGTTTGCCCACACACTGAAACAGGTCTTGTCACGGAGGACAGTGGCCTGTCTACATGTGGAGAATTGAGGCTTTTGTAGAAGGGTTTGATGGAGAACATTTTGGGTGTTCCTGACCGCCTCGGTGGGGCCTGACCCTGAGATGTACCTGAATGCTCCATCAGCTGGAACTGCTTTCTGGCAGCCGAGAAGTCAATTTGCTCTGTGACAATATCCTCTTTCTTGATATTGACTGGCTCTGGTGGTACAAAGGAGCAGCTGACCTGTTTGGGGGATGTTGGTGTtgcaccctgctgctgctgtctctccTTGCGCAACTTGTACTTCTTGTGGGACTCCAGATGCTCTTCATCTAGTTGCTCCTCCAGGGTCTTCTCTTGGGGAGGGTTCCACCATTTGGCGgcaatgttggggtttttcttgaCAGCCTGGCTTTTAATGagttcccttctttccttttcaagttCCATCATTTCCTCTGATGGTCTCACTTTGCGgactctgtatttttccttctcttcctcatcttcaaAGAGCTTTGAGGGCTTTTTGTCTTCATGGAAGGCTCGTAGTTCAAACTTAGCCTCTTTCTTCAGGGTTGTAAGAGTTGTTTCTCCATCCTTAGAGGATCTTCTAGAACTGTTTGAAGAAGTGGGACTTCCTGGCACCTTCAGACCTTCCCTAGTGTCTTCCTTCAGTCCACCCAAGGAATGGCCATTAGATTTCAGGGTCTCATCTGTTATGCTACCTTCATGTGGTTCAACTACCAAGGGTGCCTGCTTGTCGGCTacattttcctccctttcacTGGATACTGAATCATTACTGACATTAACAGATGTTCCTGAGCCATCCATAATGGAGACTGCACTTGGTTCAGGGGAGGATGTCCCATTAAAGGTATTATCTGCAGCAGAATCGCAGCAATTTGCCTCCAGCACTTCATCTAGGTATCTGATCTCTTTAGCAACTTCACTGTCCAGAGATTCGTGCCTGTCCTTAAGTCCATTGTGGctggcagcagaagaaaagaagtggGTTGGATTTTCTATGGGATGTGGTGAAGCCACTGTGGTGATGCTTTTATGTTCAGAAACTGGAACttcaatttccattttctcttcctttgtagCAAGCACAGTAGCTGGCTCCAAGAAATTGGCACAGTTTTGgtctctgttttttctcaacCTGATGTCATCCTCAGGGATTCTGGaagatttctaaaataaaagagaacaaaactaTGATGAAGTcctaaaaagcaacattttattttatgcagaGTAAACACCATCTGGAAAGCAAATCCTAGCACTTCTTAAACTTGAGATTAAAGCAGCCCCTCAGAGTGTGGCAAAtcattaacatgaaaaatagaAAGTTACCTTACCATCAGCTGGACAAGGCACTAAACCAACAAACTTTCATCTAAGTATCTCCCATCTGCTTACTATCCTCACTTTGTTGTTATTTCATGCCTGTGTCCTGGTTTGCCTCTCAAAATGAGCTTTGGATTTCCAAGTTATTAACAGCTTGGCAGTTTAGGTTCTTCAAAGGTTCACACATGCAGCACACAACACCTATCAtcttggtattttaaaaatgccttctgCACCTAAAGGAAATCTCATAATGCTtctacagatgaaaaatattactgtcCCTGTTTTGCAGAAACAGATGCTAACATGCAGGAAGAGTAGGCGATTCATCCCAAGTTAGGAAAAAGGACGTAGCATCAGCAGGGAGTGTTCATTTCTCAGTGGATCAATCCTGATCATCAAACATAGGGTAGAATTACACAGTGCTGGAAAGGCATGGGGTCTTTCTTCGGCCCCCACGGAAACCCACACACGCAACTGGACCTGGGAGACAGGAAGCATTTGCAACTCCCACGGCACGAAGACCACCACAAGGAGCATGACAGGGACCAGAGTCACAGTTTCCTCCCTCCCACTGCTTTGATCTGCAGTGCAGATGCACTGGATTCATATTTCTCCATGATCTGTTGCCTCTGCTCTCAAGGAGGGTAttgaaagaaacaccatttatGTTCTGGTATGGGCAGATTTTACCCATCAAGCAGCCTACTGAACTTCCCGTGAGTAAAGTGTGAAGGAACTTTTGATTAAGCTGGTAACATGACAATGAATTTCTCAATAATTCTTactgctgaaaggaaaaaaaaaaccccacaaacccaaaacaaaccaccaccaaaagaaaagcagagggcATTTTCAACATCATTCTGCAAAAAGAACTTGCTAACTCTTGATAACTCTTCTTAACTCCTGAAAACCAACGTGACACGTCTATTCACTTTGACTAAcactttaaaacagaaacttGATATCTGAGGTCTCTGGTTGCCATTCCAcatgtgtttctgtgtgtgagGCACAGGCTTGGGAAGTAAACAGCACAGATCAAACCCTGTGAACTCAGTGGCCACCCAACAAGGACACCTTTGTTTGTTAGTCACCCCCGCCCTTGCTGTTCCTTGTCCTGCATGCTATTAATACACACTGCAGCAGATGATCAGCTAGGAGCCCAAGGGAACTTATCAGTGACCTGAACAATCACATTGCCTCTGGGTTTATATAGTCAGTAAAAAGCATTTCACACACCTTAAGGAATTATAGTCAGCCAGCCAGAACAGctcttttaaaagcactttttgaAAGAGTTTTCTACTTAGTAGTTGTACACATTTGAAGACAATGTTGGTTTCATCCAttagatattttcttcttaattgtGCTTAAACATTgggaaaaacctttaaaaagaaCCAACTGACCTGCCTTTGTCTATATATTGTACTTGACACACTTCACTAGTTCTACTTGTATCTCATTTTTTGCTGAACCTAGGAATTCTCCAACTGAATTTTCTAGCAGTGCTTTTCTTAAAGCATATTACATTTTTCAccatttaaatatgtaaatgtgGCCAGTTTCTTCTTTAGTCCTA
Encoded proteins:
- the PALM2AKAP2 gene encoding A-kinase anchor protein 2 isoform X4: MAEAELHKERLQAIAEKRKRQTEIEGKRQQLEDQILQLQHFKSKALREKWLLQGIPAGSAEEEEARRRQSEEDELKVKKLEENIHRLEEEIQKLESEESQISAKEQIILEKLKETEKSFDNLQKSFSHQDGGAGGSDMLPRDPLGPCSCEGPEAEEGAGKSSRIPEDDIRLRKNRDQNCANFLEPATVLATKEEKMEIEVPVSEHKSITTVASPHPIENPTHFFSSAASHNGLKDRHESLDSEVAKEIRYLDEVLEANCCDSAADNTFNGTSSPEPSAVSIMDGSGTSVNVSNDSVSSEREENVADKQAPLVVEPHEGSITDETLKSNGHSLGGLKEDTREGLKVPGSPTSSNSSRRSSKDGETTLTTLKKEAKFELRAFHEDKKPSKLFEDEEEKEKYRVRKVRPSEEMMELEKERRELIKSQAVKKNPNIAAKWWNPPQEKTLEEQLDEEHLESHKKYKLRKERQQQQGATPTSPKQVSCSFVPPEPVNIKKEDIVTEQIDFSAARKQFQLMEHSGTSQGQAPPRRSGTPKMFSIKPFYKSLNSPHVDRPLSSVTRPVSVCGQTGQPEGNNATVVKAQKVSCTSEDDTNTQTTTADPVRELPCSDSPRAGQASKLWAEDGEFMSARAIFTVVKDDGQSVLDQFPKSASASSPPEELDSGLDDLSVRSQDTTILETLSNDFSMDNISDSGASNETMSALQESSLADFSLPQTPQADTPAECRAEGISKSFSDPGCDSPSSALAESVLIDDQLEYHAGLLVQNAIQQAIAEQADKANCQEEEIPAEKEISVKEQPATTGPAPASTEQQKPMFEPPQVSSPVQEKRDTIPKTSKEEDSGLREGKSLQQSPVYSASQPFLVEENRHEVSYFSKYSEAAELRSTASILATQEPEVTVGPFKLRSRKQRTLSMIEEEIRAAQEREEELKRQRQGLQVAPSPVTKTAPPMPTRTVSYKTAPGKIEKIKPPPSPTTEGPVSQSDPPHEEAAGAQRPKNLMQTLMEDYETHKTKRRERMDDSSYTCKLLSSKVTSEVLEATRVNRRKSALALRWEAGIYANREEDE
- the PALM2AKAP2 gene encoding A-kinase anchor protein 2 isoform X6 yields the protein MEIEVPVSEHKSITTVASPHPIENPTHFFSSAASHNGLKDRHESLDSEVAKEIRYLDEVLEANCCDSAADNTFNGTSSPEPSAVSIMDGSGTSVNVSNDSVSSEREENVADKQAPLVVEPHEGSITDETLKSNGHSLGGLKEDTREGLKVPGSPTSSNSSRRSSKDGETTLTTLKKEAKFELRAFHEDKKPSKLFEDEEEKEKYRVRKVRPSEEMMELEKERRELIKSQAVKKNPNIAAKWWNPPQEKTLEEQLDEEHLESHKKYKLRKERQQQQGATPTSPKQVSCSFVPPEPVNIKKEDIVTEQIDFSAARKQFQLMEHSGTSQGQAPPRRSGTPKMFSIKPFYKSLNSPHVDRPLSSVTRPVSVCGQTGQPEGNNATVVKAQKVSCTSEDDTNTQTTTADPVRELPCSDSPRAGQASKLWAEDGEFMSARAIFTVVKDDGQSVLDQFPKSASASSPPEELDSGLDDLSVRSQDTTILETLSNDFSMDNISDSGASNETMSALQESSLADFSLPQTPQADTPAECRAEGISKSFSDPGCDSPSSALAESVLIDDQLEYHAGLLVQNAIQQAIAEQADKANCQEEEIPAEKEISVKEQPATTGPAPASTEQQKPMFEPPQVSSPVQEKRDTIPKTSKEEDSGLREGKSLQQSPVYSASQPFLVEENRHEVSYFSKYSEAAELRSTASILATQEPEVTVGPFKLRSRKQRTLSMIEEEIRAAQEREEELKRQRQGLQVAPSPVTKTAPPMPTRTVSYKTAPGKIEKIKPPPSPTTEGPVSQSDPPHEEAAGAQRPKNLMQTLMEDYETHKTKRRERMDDSSVLEATRVNRRKSALALRWEAGIYANREEDE
- the PALM2AKAP2 gene encoding A-kinase anchor protein 2 isoform X3; this translates as MAEAELHKERLQAIAEKRKRQTEIEGKRQQLEDQILQLQHFKSKALREKWLLQGIPAGSAEEEEARRRQSEEDELKVKKLEENIHRLEEEIQKLESEESQISAKEQIILEKLKETEKSFDNLQKSFSHQDGDAVNYIYSQIPELPTLYSRTAEPVPGRDGASRVAGAGGSDMLPRDPLGPCSCEGPEAEEGAGKSSRIPEDDIRLRKNRDQNCANFLEPATVLATKEEKMEIEVPVSEHKSITTVASPHPIENPTHFFSSAASHNGLKDRHESLDSEVAKEIRYLDEVLEANCCDSAADNTFNGTSSPEPSAVSIMDGSGTSVNVSNDSVSSEREENVADKQAPLVVEPHEGSITDETLKSNGHSLGGLKEDTREGLKVPGSPTSSNSSRRSSKDGETTLTTLKKEAKFELRAFHEDKKPSKLFEDEEEKEKYRVRKVRPSEEMMELEKERRELIKSQAVKKNPNIAAKWWNPPQEKTLEEQLDEEHLESHKKYKLRKERQQQQGATPTSPKQVSCSFVPPEPVNIKKEDIVTEQIDFSAARKQFQLMEHSGTSQGQAPPRRSGTPKMFSIKPFYKSLNSPHVDRPLSSVTRPVSVCGQTGQPEGNNATVVKAQKVSCTSEDDTNTQTTTADPVRELPCSDSPRAGQASKLWAEDGEFMSARAIFTVVKDDGQSVLDQFPKSASASSPPEELDSGLDDLSVRSQDTTILETLSNDFSMDNISDSGASNETMSALQESSLADFSLPQTPQADTPAECRAEGISKSFSDPGCDSPSSALAESVLIDDQLEYHAGLLVQNAIQQAIAEQADKANCQEEEIPAEKEISVKEQPATTGPAPASTEQQKPMFEPPQVSSPVQEKRDTIPKTSKEEDSGLREGKSLQQSPVYSASQPFLVEENRHEVSYFSKYSEAAELRSTASILATQEPEVTVGPFKLRSRKQRTLSMIEEEIRAAQEREEELKRQRQGLQVAPSPVTKTAPPMPTRTVSYKTAPGKIEKIKPPPSPTTEGPVSQSDPPHEEAAGAQRPKNLMQTLMEDYETHKTKRRERMDDSSYTCKLLSSKVTSEVLEATRVNRRKSALALRWEAGIYANREEDE
- the PALM2AKAP2 gene encoding A-kinase anchor protein 2 isoform X5, coding for MEIEVPVSEHKSITTVASPHPIENPTHFFSSAASHNGLKDRHESLDSEVAKEIRYLDEVLEANCCDSAADNTFNGTSSPEPSAVSIMDGSGTSVNVSNDSVSSEREENVADKQAPLVVEPHEGSITDETLKSNGHSLGGLKEDTREGLKVPGSPTSSNSSRRSSKDGETTLTTLKKEAKFELRAFHEDKKPSKLFEDEEEKEKYRVRKVRPSEEMMELEKERRELIKSQAVKKNPNIAAKWWNPPQEKTLEEQLDEEHLESHKKYKLRKERQQQQGATPTSPKQVSCSFVPPEPVNIKKEDIVTEQIDFSAARKQFQLMEHSGTSQGQAPPRRSGTPKMFSIKPFYKSLNSPHVDRPLSSVTRPVSVCGQTGQPEGNNATVVKAQKVSCTSEDDTNTQTTTADPVRELPCSDSPRAGQASKLWAEDGEFMSARAIFTVVKDDGQSVLDQFPKSASASSPPEELDSGLDDLSVRSQDTTILETLSNDFSMDNISDSGASNETMSALQESSLADFSLPQTPQADTPAECRAEGISKSFSDPGCDSPSSALAESVLIDDQLEYHAGLLVQNAIQQAIAEQADKANCQEEEIPAEKEISVKEQPATTGPAPASTEQQKPMFEPPQVSSPVQEKRDTIPKTSKEEDSGLREGKSLQQSPVYSASQPFLVEENRHEVSYFSKYSEAAELRSTASILATQEPEVTVGPFKLRSRKQRTLSMIEEEIRAAQEREEELKRQRQGLQVAPSPVTKTAPPMPTRTVSYKTAPGKIEKIKPPPSPTTEGPVSQSDPPHEEAAGAQRPKNLMQTLMEDYETHKTKRRERMDDSSYTCKLLSSKVTSEVLEATRVNRRKSALALRWEAGIYANREEDE